The Polyangium spumosum region GGAGGACGTCGGGGCGGGCGCTCGAAGCGGCGGTCTCGGCGAACGCGAGGGCCGAATGGGTGGTGCCGAGATCGATACCAACGACAAAACGAGCGGTCACAGCTCCACCTCCGCGGGCGCGAGGATCTTGGGGTCGTGGCCCTCCGTGGGGGTGGGCAGATGAATTTCAAGGGCCCTCCAGCCCCGATGCTGGACGGTGCCCCGATAAGGAGGTTTGCCCTGCACGTTGCCGGTGAGCTTGACCTCGGCGGGAGAGAAGCCAGCTTCGAGGGTGACCTTTTGCCCCTCGTCCTCGCTGCGCACGGGCGTGATCTTCACGTGCTCGCGCAGGGCCTTGCGGCACCCCTCGTGGACGACGCGGACGGCCGCGCCGATCTCGGCGTCGGGGAAGGTGGCGA contains the following coding sequences:
- a CDS encoding DUF2760 domain-containing protein gives rise to the protein MSEEVPLPLSTRLWFAFACLVRVLFDGRFAARAFNATVRALPPPAPEPEKLPEKAKKPEPKKPAEPDLSSALSLLALLQREGRLVDFLEQDIATFPDAEIGAAVRVVHEGCRKALREHVKITPVRSEDEGQKVTLEAGFSPAEVKLTGNVQGKPPYRGTVQHRGWRALEIHLPTPTEGHDPKILAPAEVEL